In the Variovorax sp. S12S4 genome, one interval contains:
- a CDS encoding esterase/lipase family protein, translating into MTTATRDHIAPPSGLLMLAEARALWETGAGVAMWPLLQLTPRGDGHPVIVLPGLVAGDGSTLLLRRYLRSRGYDAHGWGLGRNFGPREGVEDGMLALLKSLHEKSGQKVSVIGWSLGGIYARLLASAQPDLVRNVITLGSPFSGSPRATNAWRVYEGVSGQSSHDPRRMKFVQPTPPVPTTSIFSRTDGVVAWRCSLEKPGPKAENIEVVASHLGLGGHPAVLYAVADRLAQPEGKWKPFNRGLLGPLVYPDPDREV; encoded by the coding sequence ATGACCACCGCCACCCGAGACCACATTGCGCCACCATCGGGCCTGCTGATGCTGGCCGAAGCACGCGCACTCTGGGAAACAGGTGCCGGCGTGGCGATGTGGCCGCTGCTGCAGCTCACGCCTCGCGGCGACGGGCACCCGGTGATCGTGTTGCCGGGGCTCGTGGCGGGCGATGGCTCCACGCTGCTGCTGCGCCGCTACCTGCGCAGCCGCGGCTACGACGCGCACGGTTGGGGCCTGGGCCGCAACTTCGGCCCGCGCGAAGGCGTGGAAGACGGCATGCTGGCGCTCCTCAAGTCGCTGCATGAAAAGAGCGGCCAGAAGGTCAGCGTGATCGGCTGGAGCCTTGGCGGCATCTATGCGCGGCTTCTCGCATCCGCACAGCCAGACCTGGTGCGCAACGTCATCACCCTGGGCAGCCCGTTCTCCGGCAGCCCGCGCGCCACCAACGCCTGGCGGGTGTACGAAGGCGTGAGCGGCCAGAGCTCGCACGACCCGCGCCGCATGAAGTTCGTGCAGCCCACGCCGCCGGTGCCCACCACGTCGATCTTCAGCCGCACCGACGGTGTCGTCGCGTGGCGCTGCAGCCTTGAAAAGCCCGGCCCCAAGGCCGAGAACATCGAGGTGGTGGCAAGCCATCTGGGGCTCGGCGGCCATCCCGCCGTGCTCTACGCGGTGGCCGACCGCCTTGCGCAGCCGGAGGGCAAGTGGAAGCCCTTCAACCGCGGCCTGCTCGGGCCGCTGGTCTATCCCGATCCAGACCGCGAGGTCTGA